One Branchiostoma floridae strain S238N-H82 chromosome 1, Bfl_VNyyK, whole genome shotgun sequence genomic region harbors:
- the LOC118414826 gene encoding PH domain-containing protein DDB_G0274775-like, translating into MQFCDIIAKRVTTTTMDDEDAKNYVSNGTEQQTGGPTVEQNGEQQDISGWLMKRSRLTRQWRRQWFCLKGCDLQYGDSAEKLRKTIPVTGAQIEEANVGKPHAFSVKPRDSDRVYLLHADSEEEQRRWVEAICLARMSGTDGDQSQACVIQ; encoded by the exons ATGCAATTTTGCGACATTATCGCAAAACGAGTCACCACAACAACTATGGACGACGAAGACGCTAAGAATTATGTTAGCAACGGCACAGAGCAGCAGACAGGTGGGCCCACTGTAGAACAAAACGGCGAGCAACAGGACATCTCTGGGTGGCTGATGAAGAGGAGTAGGTTAACGAGGCAATGGAGACGGCAGTGGTTCTGCCTGAAGGGCTGCGACTTGCAGTATGGGGACTCGGCTGAG AAGCTTCGTAAAACTATCCCGGTGACAGGCGCTCAGATTGAAGAGGCCAATGTTGGAAAGCCCCATGCCTTCTCAGTGAAACCGCGGGACAGTGACAGAGTGTACCTTCTCCACGCAGACAGCGAAGAGGAGCAGCGCCGGTGGGTGGAGGCCATCTGCTTGGCACGGATGTCTGGCACGGATGGGGACCAATCACAAGCCTGCGTCATACAGTGA